One genomic region from candidate division WOR-3 bacterium encodes:
- a CDS encoding MiaB/RimO family radical SAM methylthiotransferase: MKFYIKTYGCQMNFAESRYVEEKLLGMGYEESKSAEDADLVVVNGCSVREHAQERTLGWLKSLSKERKKVLAMGCLAAHVPQKLYETGADTVSYIIDFSEFEISDGQKTRVNPKIPEDRLEYEIPIVRGCDRFCTYCIVPYLRGKVVSRRPEEILREIESCVLKGGAVFNLLGQNVNRYDYGGYKLSDLLRDVSDISGVMGLTFTTSHPADLTEGTVRVVAEKDNIFKYFHLPFQSASDRLLKRMARGYDSKKYLADIEMIRDIYPKMRISTDVMVGLPGETQEDFIQTIGFVERLRFDEAYMYAYSPRKGTLDNLAPDLVEKNIRKKRLVKLIDVQRNISLEKKKEKIGTFGRAILTSKSRFGGYSFGMLFDMSPVLTDAEFRIGRMLDLEIKELKGGTLFGQPV; the protein is encoded by the coding sequence ATGAAATTTTACATCAAGACATACGGTTGCCAGATGAATTTCGCAGAATCAAGGTATGTTGAGGAAAAATTGCTCGGGATGGGTTATGAGGAGAGTAAAAGCGCCGAAGATGCAGACCTGGTTGTAGTCAACGGTTGTTCGGTTAGAGAACACGCTCAAGAGAGGACTCTTGGATGGCTGAAATCACTTTCGAAAGAGAGGAAGAAAGTTTTAGCGATGGGGTGCCTTGCTGCTCATGTCCCGCAAAAGTTGTATGAAACGGGAGCCGATACGGTTTCATACATCATAGACTTTTCCGAATTTGAAATTTCAGATGGTCAAAAAACAAGGGTAAATCCGAAAATACCCGAAGACCGACTTGAATACGAAATCCCTATTGTCCGGGGCTGCGACAGATTCTGCACTTATTGCATTGTGCCTTACCTGAGGGGTAAAGTCGTCTCCAGAAGACCGGAAGAGATCTTGAGAGAGATAGAGTCCTGCGTCCTGAAGGGAGGGGCGGTTTTCAATTTGCTGGGCCAGAATGTCAACAGGTATGATTACGGGGGGTACAAATTGTCAGACCTTCTTAGAGACGTGTCCGATATTTCGGGTGTCATGGGCTTGACTTTTACGACTTCGCATCCTGCGGATCTAACCGAGGGGACAGTTCGGGTCGTGGCCGAAAAAGACAATATTTTTAAGTATTTTCATCTGCCTTTTCAAAGCGCTTCCGACAGGCTTTTAAAGAGAATGGCTAGGGGTTACGACTCAAAAAAATACCTGGCTGACATAGAAATGATAAGGGATATATATCCAAAAATGAGGATTTCAACCGATGTAATGGTCGGTTTGCCTGGAGAAACTCAGGAAGATTTTATCCAGACGATAGGTTTCGTTGAAAGATTGAGGTTCGATGAAGCTTATATGTACGCGTACTCTCCGAGAAAAGGCACTCTTGACAACCTGGCCCCTGATCTTGTGGAAAAGAATATTCGTAAAAAAAGATTGGTAAAGCTCATTGACGTTCAGAGGAATATTTCTCTGGAGAAAAAGAAGGAAAAAATCGGTACATTCGGCAGGGCTATTTTAACTTCGAAGTCGAGGTTCGGAGGGTATTCATTCGGCATGCTTTTTGACATGTCTCCTGTTTTAACAGACGCAGAATTCAGGATCGGCCGGATGTTGGATTTAGAGATAAAAGAGCTGAAAGGAGGGACTCTTTTTGGACAGCCTGTTTGA
- the mutS gene encoding DNA mismatch repair protein MutS: MDSLFEDAPSVPQTPFLKQYFREKKKFPDAILFFRMGDFYETFFDDAKTVSDLTGIALTSKPAGKNTRVPLAGVPVKAVETYINSIIGKGYKVAVCEQLEPPGKKLIKREIVNLITPGTAVEPSLLNPEKDLYVCCVVTGKKTSGIAYAEALSGEFRAGEILTQNLEEELLRISPKEILLPEAAEFNSGEWFISRLDLTYFSPSILAKLKKNLGTKTLLGFGIKDESQAAIAAAALYEYLSRTTNSSLDHMKKIRKHDFSEYMNLDMTTLKNLEITESSSGEKKDSLLGTLDITQLACGRRLLKKWISEPLLEKDRIEERYDAVEELIKNKDAREDISSIVKDLHDPVRMSGRLGTGRATIYELMKFKNLLSSIPKIKKAMMPLQSKIFRRILEGLDEQKELHEELEKSLTDSVEDIIKRGYDPDLDRIKEDVREALSYISILEKRRREQTGISSIKIKYNAVIGYYYEVTKPNLDLVPADFRKKQWLSNAERFSDQELDKLEERIISGQQKIKNIEDRIIGRARDLCRQHSTLTRENGELISEIDVLVSFAKIAENNGYTRPSLSEKPILFIKESRHPVVENNISSGYFVPNDISLDVENGPSLAIITGPNMAGKSTYMRQAAQTVVMAQSGCFVPAQSAVVGLTDRIFSRIGASDDISKGISTFMAEMIETANITNNVTDKSLVILDEIGRGTSTFDGISIAWAVAEYLLENVKCRTLFATHYHELTALPDKFKSAENLNISVKRSGEKILFTRKVEKGSSSHSYGIEVARLAGLPPEVIEQAREILRTLEKHEVVIQDDKDKTPRNEIKRPVSDKIREYLWSINPEELTPKEALDRLFELKTFISEEDG; this comes from the coding sequence TTGGACAGCCTGTTTGAAGACGCTCCATCGGTTCCTCAAACTCCTTTTCTCAAGCAGTATTTCAGGGAAAAGAAAAAATTCCCGGACGCAATACTATTTTTCAGGATGGGCGATTTCTACGAGACATTTTTCGACGACGCGAAAACCGTCTCAGATTTGACAGGCATAGCGCTGACTTCAAAACCTGCGGGTAAAAACACGAGAGTGCCTCTGGCGGGAGTGCCGGTTAAAGCAGTTGAAACATACATCAACAGCATCATAGGAAAAGGATACAAAGTAGCCGTCTGCGAACAGCTTGAGCCTCCAGGTAAAAAACTGATAAAAAGGGAAATCGTCAACCTAATAACTCCGGGCACGGCAGTTGAACCTTCTCTTTTAAACCCTGAAAAGGACTTGTATGTTTGCTGTGTGGTCACCGGGAAAAAAACATCCGGAATCGCGTACGCAGAAGCCCTCAGTGGTGAATTCAGGGCAGGGGAAATTTTAACTCAGAACTTAGAGGAAGAACTTTTGAGAATATCGCCCAAGGAAATTCTTCTTCCGGAAGCCGCCGAATTCAATTCCGGTGAATGGTTTATATCCCGTCTCGACTTGACGTATTTCAGCCCCTCGATTTTGGCGAAACTCAAAAAGAATCTGGGGACGAAAACTTTGCTCGGATTCGGGATAAAAGACGAATCTCAAGCCGCCATAGCCGCCGCAGCACTTTATGAATACTTATCGAGGACGACAAACAGTTCTTTGGACCACATGAAAAAAATCCGAAAACACGATTTTTCAGAATACATGAACCTCGACATGACCACATTGAAAAACCTCGAGATCACGGAATCTTCATCTGGTGAAAAAAAAGACTCGCTCCTGGGCACGCTTGACATAACTCAACTGGCATGCGGAAGAAGGCTTTTGAAAAAATGGATATCGGAACCTCTTTTGGAAAAGGATAGGATTGAAGAAAGATACGACGCGGTCGAAGAGCTTATAAAAAATAAAGACGCCAGAGAAGACATCTCGAGTATTGTAAAAGACCTTCACGACCCTGTCAGGATGTCAGGAAGGCTCGGAACAGGAAGAGCCACAATTTACGAATTGATGAAGTTTAAAAATTTGCTGTCTTCCATTCCGAAAATCAAAAAAGCGATGATGCCCCTTCAGTCAAAAATATTCAGAAGGATACTGGAAGGACTCGACGAGCAAAAAGAGCTTCACGAAGAGCTGGAAAAATCCCTGACAGATTCCGTCGAAGACATAATCAAAAGGGGTTACGACCCGGATTTGGATCGTATTAAAGAAGATGTCAGAGAAGCACTCTCATACATAAGCATCCTGGAAAAGCGGCGCAGGGAACAGACCGGAATCTCTTCCATCAAAATAAAATACAACGCGGTAATAGGTTATTATTACGAAGTGACAAAACCGAACCTTGACCTGGTTCCGGCTGATTTCAGAAAAAAGCAGTGGCTTTCAAACGCCGAAAGGTTCAGCGACCAGGAATTGGACAAGCTCGAAGAGAGGATAATATCTGGACAGCAAAAGATAAAAAACATCGAAGACAGAATAATCGGCAGAGCGAGAGACCTATGCCGTCAACACTCGACTTTGACGAGGGAAAACGGAGAATTGATTTCAGAGATTGACGTTCTTGTCTCGTTTGCCAAAATCGCCGAGAACAACGGATACACAAGACCAAGTTTATCTGAAAAACCGATACTTTTCATCAAAGAATCAAGACACCCGGTTGTCGAAAACAACATCAGCTCCGGTTATTTTGTCCCCAACGACATCTCGCTTGACGTCGAAAACGGGCCTTCTCTGGCGATTATAACCGGTCCAAACATGGCGGGTAAATCGACCTACATGAGACAAGCTGCTCAGACAGTTGTGATGGCTCAAAGTGGATGCTTTGTCCCGGCTCAATCGGCGGTCGTAGGACTGACGGACAGGATATTTTCGCGAATAGGGGCAAGCGACGACATTTCCAAAGGGATAAGCACCTTCATGGCAGAGATGATAGAGACAGCGAACATCACCAACAACGTCACAGACAAAAGCCTTGTAATCTTAGACGAAATAGGCAGGGGGACAAGCACCTTTGACGGTATTTCAATAGCTTGGGCTGTAGCGGAGTACCTTTTGGAAAACGTCAAATGTAGGACTCTTTTTGCCACTCATTACCACGAATTGACTGCCCTGCCCGATAAATTCAAATCCGCAGAAAACCTGAACATCTCGGTTAAAAGGTCGGGGGAAAAGATACTTTTCACGAGAAAAGTCGAAAAAGGTTCAAGCAGCCACAGTTATGGAATAGAAGTCGCCCGTCTCGCGGGTTTGCCGCCTGAGGTTATCGAACAAGCCAGAGAAATTCTCCGCACCCTGGAAAAACATGAGGTAGTAATTCAGGACGATAAAGATAAAACTCCAAGAAATGAAATCAAACGGCCTGTGAGCGATAAAATAAGGGAGTATTTGTGGAGTATCAACCCGGAAGAATTGACTCCCAAAGAAGCTCTTGACAGGCTTTTTGAACTGAAAACATTTATCTCTGAAGAGGACGGTTAA
- the xseB gene encoding exodeoxyribonuclease VII small subunit → MEKPKKMTFEKMMSRIGEIVEALENPELPLEKSIELFEEGMNLIKSTRSYLSEAEKKIRIISEDDKIEEKDI, encoded by the coding sequence ATGGAAAAACCCAAAAAAATGACGTTTGAAAAGATGATGTCTAGAATCGGAGAAATTGTCGAAGCTCTTGAAAATCCTGAATTGCCTCTCGAGAAATCAATCGAACTCTTCGAAGAAGGTATGAACCTCATAAAGAGCACACGTTCCTATCTTTCTGAAGCCGAAAAGAAAATTAGAATCATATCCGAAGATGACAAAATAGAGGAAAAAGATATTTGA
- a CDS encoding polyprenyl synthetase family protein, translating into MTSIEIRLKENKEIVESWLDDNLPKETEFPEIIHRAVRYSALSAGKYLRSFLVLEACRITGGDYREALPVAGAIEMLHSYSLIHDDLPAMDNDDLRRGKPTSHRQFGEDMAILAGDALCTFAWQIIADKTKPDICSKVEKILGRAVGTKGMIGGQVADMHWDQMSFGRSKILRYIHRHKTAALISASLSTGAVCGEAEEKIVELFFKAGVCLGMEFQIVDDILDETGDEEKMGKKLKKDSSSNKLTYPNHYGLKTSRLMARKYADMAIKNFSRVGEKTADLAKLTEYILERSN; encoded by the coding sequence TTGACGTCAATTGAAATTCGGCTAAAAGAGAACAAAGAAATCGTAGAGAGTTGGCTTGACGACAACCTTCCGAAAGAAACTGAATTTCCCGAAATAATACACAGAGCAGTAAGATATTCTGCTCTTTCGGCGGGAAAGTATCTTAGGTCTTTTCTCGTCCTCGAAGCTTGCAGGATAACCGGGGGAGATTATAGAGAAGCGCTTCCGGTAGCGGGAGCAATCGAAATGTTGCATTCCTACAGCCTAATACACGATGATTTACCGGCGATGGACAACGACGATTTGCGAAGGGGAAAGCCGACTTCACACCGGCAGTTCGGAGAAGACATGGCGATTTTGGCCGGAGACGCCCTTTGCACTTTTGCATGGCAGATTATAGCCGACAAGACAAAACCCGACATTTGTTCAAAAGTCGAAAAAATACTCGGAAGAGCTGTAGGAACTAAGGGAATGATAGGCGGTCAAGTCGCCGACATGCACTGGGACCAAATGTCATTTGGCAGATCGAAAATTTTAAGATACATCCACAGGCATAAGACCGCCGCTTTGATATCTGCCTCGCTTTCCACCGGAGCAGTATGCGGTGAAGCGGAAGAAAAGATTGTTGAGCTTTTTTTCAAGGCGGGTGTCTGTCTCGGAATGGAGTTCCAGATCGTCGACGATATACTCGATGAGACGGGTGACGAGGAAAAAATGGGCAAAAAACTCAAAAAAGACTCTTCGAGCAACAAGCTTACATATCCTAACCATTACGGGTTGAAGACTTCTCGGCTGATGGCGAGAAAATACGCCGACATGGCGATAAAAAATTTTTCAAGAGTCGGAGAAAAAACCGCTGATCTGGCAAAACTTACCGAATACATTCTTGAGAGGTCCAATTGA
- a CDS encoding divergent PAP2 family protein, with translation MSIVLITLLSGSLVQTIKIIIGIIQDYSKYKKFILGKNIKRINEPGGMPSSHSSSVITLSCLVGFWEGFTSVLFGITLFFSLIVIYDAAGVRRSVGKQAQILNRIIDEMNRLGHLKSGRLKELLGHTMFEVFIGSLIGFIVAWVVGKYLS, from the coding sequence GTGAGCATAGTCCTGATAACGCTTTTGTCTGGTTCTCTGGTTCAAACCATCAAAATTATCATAGGGATAATACAGGATTACTCGAAATACAAAAAATTCATTCTCGGAAAAAACATAAAAAGAATAAACGAACCCGGCGGAATGCCTTCTTCCCACTCGTCGTCAGTGATCACGTTGTCTTGCCTTGTAGGCTTTTGGGAAGGTTTTACCAGCGTTCTTTTTGGCATCACCCTGTTTTTTTCACTTATCGTGATATACGACGCGGCTGGAGTAAGACGTTCTGTCGGAAAACAGGCGCAGATCTTGAATAGAATTATAGATGAAATGAACAGACTTGGTCATTTGAAATCAGGCAGGTTAAAAGAGCTTCTTGGACACACAATGTTTGAAGTTTTTATCGGTTCACTGATAGGTTTTATAGTCGCTTGGGTCGTCGGGAAGTATTTGTCATGA
- a CDS encoding 1-deoxy-D-xylulose-5-phosphate synthase, producing MKRVEESILDKINNPDDVKKLDNDQLVQLAEELRKLIIEVVEKNGGHLASNLGAVELTLALMSVYDLNNDKLVWDVGHQCYAYKILTQRKQLFHTIRKFGGISGFPKISESPFDCYGTGHASTSISAAVGMAVARDVLSQKHEVIAVIGDGSLTGGLAWEGLNHASSFKGNITIIINDNGMSISENVGMVSEYLNKLVTAPVYNRMRDDVWELLGLLPPFLSKKARDSARRVEEGFKNLLVPTILFEELGFRYIGPVNGHDIKSLRDVFKGVKRLKGPKVVHVLTQKGRGYEKAEQDPEVFHGVGPQKTAQAKEETFWKDYTWTDRVSDLIVEHAEIDTKIVAITAAMPLGTGLDKFNAKFPDRFFDVGIAESHAAVFAAGLAASGLKPALVLYSTFLQRAFDPVVHDIALQKLPVSFFIDRGGLVGEDGPTHHGLYDINYLLTVPEIIMMSPADENDLKQMVDISLNCKKPSFLRYPREKMRDNLKGFTPGKVKIGESSVLKGDFPVAIVGVGVCAHTAVEVREMVYEKFSVKPWVINARFLKPFPENILGFLEDKKLVVTIEEASKINGFGACLSSFLAERGYGGKFMAIGVEDEFQPHGSRKTLIKEAGLDALSIFHKLSGVISVIKNG from the coding sequence ATGAAAAGAGTAGAGGAAAGCATTTTGGACAAAATAAACAACCCTGACGATGTAAAAAAACTCGACAACGACCAGCTGGTTCAATTAGCTGAGGAGTTGAGAAAACTCATAATAGAAGTAGTCGAAAAAAATGGAGGTCACCTCGCTTCGAACTTGGGAGCCGTGGAACTGACTTTGGCTCTTATGAGCGTCTATGATTTGAACAACGACAAGTTGGTATGGGATGTGGGACACCAGTGTTACGCCTATAAAATTTTGACCCAGAGAAAGCAACTCTTTCACACTATTAGAAAGTTCGGCGGAATCAGCGGCTTCCCGAAAATCAGCGAGAGCCCTTTCGATTGTTACGGAACAGGCCACGCCTCCACGTCCATTTCCGCGGCTGTGGGGATGGCTGTGGCGAGAGACGTTCTTTCTCAAAAACACGAAGTAATCGCTGTTATTGGAGACGGATCTCTCACTGGAGGGCTGGCGTGGGAAGGTTTGAATCATGCGAGCAGTTTCAAGGGCAACATAACCATCATAATCAATGACAACGGAATGTCTATAAGCGAAAACGTGGGTATGGTTTCGGAGTATTTGAATAAACTCGTCACAGCTCCGGTTTACAACAGAATGAGAGACGATGTCTGGGAACTTTTGGGGCTCCTTCCTCCTTTTTTAAGCAAAAAGGCACGGGACTCCGCCAGAAGAGTTGAAGAGGGCTTTAAAAACCTTTTGGTTCCTACGATACTTTTTGAAGAACTCGGTTTTAGGTATATAGGACCGGTCAACGGGCATGACATAAAATCATTGCGGGATGTCTTCAAAGGCGTCAAAAGATTGAAAGGACCGAAAGTTGTTCATGTTTTGACTCAAAAAGGAAGAGGTTATGAAAAAGCGGAACAAGACCCGGAGGTATTTCATGGAGTTGGCCCCCAGAAAACCGCGCAGGCAAAAGAAGAAACTTTTTGGAAAGACTATACATGGACCGACAGAGTTTCAGACCTCATTGTCGAACACGCTGAAATCGACACAAAAATCGTCGCGATTACAGCCGCTATGCCTCTTGGAACAGGACTCGACAAATTCAACGCAAAATTTCCAGACAGGTTTTTTGATGTCGGCATAGCTGAATCTCACGCGGCTGTTTTTGCCGCCGGTCTGGCAGCGAGCGGATTAAAACCAGCTCTGGTTCTATATTCGACTTTTTTGCAGAGAGCTTTCGATCCTGTTGTCCACGACATCGCCCTGCAAAAATTGCCGGTCTCGTTTTTCATAGACAGGGGCGGTCTGGTAGGTGAAGACGGACCGACTCATCATGGATTATACGATATAAATTACCTCTTGACAGTACCTGAAATCATCATGATGTCTCCTGCCGATGAAAACGATTTAAAGCAGATGGTAGATATTTCTCTTAACTGCAAAAAGCCCTCTTTTTTGAGATATCCAAGGGAGAAGATGAGAGATAACCTCAAAGGCTTCACTCCGGGAAAGGTAAAAATCGGTGAATCCTCGGTTCTAAAGGGTGATTTTCCAGTTGCCATAGTAGGAGTAGGAGTATGCGCGCACACGGCTGTCGAAGTGAGAGAGATGGTGTATGAAAAGTTTTCAGTAAAACCCTGGGTAATCAACGCGCGCTTTCTAAAACCTTTCCCTGAAAATATTTTGGGATTTTTAGAGGACAAAAAACTTGTCGTCACCATAGAAGAAGCCTCGAAAATAAACGGATTCGGTGCTTGTCTATCATCTTTTCTGGCTGAAAGGGGTTACGGGGGCAAATTTATGGCTATTGGGGTTGAAGACGAATTCCAGCCTCACGGTTCAAGAAAAACGCTTATAAAAGAGGCAGGTCTTGACGCATTGTCAATATTCCATAAATTGTCAGGTGTAATATCAGTTATAAAGAACGGATGA
- a CDS encoding diguanylate cyclase, with translation MKFLKTPEKVHYYLALYALVFFSVFFSSNGFFYDFGKRNFNRVLILLLLILCLFFLILLFLKTRKNFYRPVSYHGVVILISVFILLVQLSSGSLWGFYFPIMILLSFRCEKKKILLAFLLVSFVEISSSIFSDPENIFGPDHNPISMRVIQLISLLVTVELFQRIFVFRKPLPKEKDYMSTFKPPLERIDPSRKIIARNVSHILGLIFNYPNVRTVALLFVENTIEGTAFKIFDFRSSASEFIDSSKTIAYAGSILAIAAREPNPFLSRNFTRPAFNLGYYTDDVSVKSFCASPVRVSEETVGVLCVDSDVEGAFTEDTASDLQRYSSLISEILRISTHLEKKEITSTSLEIVNDLADKFVRSIYFKDVVEIFTEKVRETFNFDDFLIILIDKYGLISYARSRNNLIFCDNLEAGMALSPKSIAKLVVKNNRSLNLPDFQKNVSVARYILHPEDGSVNVMSFLAVPIPSRDEPCGAVFLMSNYLNNYDKKDHELLEVFTRLFGAALSRANLYEEKERLSLKDGLTGLFNHRYFQELLSDEIARSARSGSVLSLLIIDIDFFKKINDTHGHRTGDSVLAGISSYLQNSVRKFDSVCRYGGEEMAVILPDCHYKEAVMIAEKLRQGIESLEWQSPGGESLRITVSIGVSCYPLRAQDKEELIEDADKSLYWAKDGGRNSTAYARKIYNIKIN, from the coding sequence ATGAAGTTCTTAAAAACACCGGAAAAGGTACATTATTATTTAGCGCTTTACGCGCTCGTTTTTTTTTCTGTATTTTTCTCTTCAAACGGTTTTTTTTACGACTTTGGAAAGCGGAATTTCAACAGAGTTCTGATTCTTCTCTTGCTGATTCTGTGCCTGTTCTTTTTGATACTTCTTTTCCTGAAAACCCGGAAAAACTTCTACAGACCTGTTTCCTACCATGGTGTCGTCATACTGATTTCGGTGTTTATTCTTCTAGTTCAACTTTCGAGCGGTTCTCTATGGGGATTTTACTTTCCGATAATGATTTTGCTGTCTTTCAGGTGCGAGAAGAAAAAAATTCTTTTGGCTTTCTTGCTGGTTTCTTTTGTTGAAATCTCTTCATCAATATTTTCAGACCCGGAAAATATCTTCGGTCCAGATCACAATCCGATTTCCATGAGGGTGATACAGTTGATTTCTTTGCTGGTGACAGTTGAACTTTTTCAAAGAATTTTCGTTTTTCGAAAGCCGTTGCCGAAAGAGAAGGATTATATGAGCACTTTCAAACCGCCCCTTGAAAGGATCGACCCTTCCAGGAAAATAATCGCCCGTAACGTGTCTCATATTCTCGGGTTGATATTCAACTATCCAAATGTAAGAACCGTCGCCCTGCTCTTTGTTGAAAATACAATAGAAGGTACTGCCTTTAAAATTTTCGATTTCCGGTCTTCGGCTTCTGAATTCATCGACAGCTCCAAGACCATTGCTTACGCTGGGAGCATTCTCGCCATCGCTGCGAGAGAGCCAAATCCATTCCTTTCGAGAAATTTCACCAGACCCGCTTTCAACCTCGGTTACTATACGGACGATGTTTCGGTTAAATCTTTTTGCGCTTCACCTGTGAGGGTAAGTGAAGAAACGGTAGGGGTTTTGTGTGTCGACAGCGATGTAGAAGGAGCTTTTACAGAAGACACCGCATCCGACCTTCAAAGATACTCATCCCTGATTTCCGAAATTCTTCGGATTTCAACCCATTTGGAGAAAAAAGAAATAACTTCAACTTCACTGGAAATTGTAAACGATTTGGCGGACAAATTTGTCAGGTCGATATACTTCAAAGACGTGGTTGAAATATTCACAGAGAAAGTCAGAGAAACTTTCAATTTTGACGATTTCTTGATTATCCTTATCGACAAGTATGGTCTCATAAGCTACGCAAGATCCAGAAATAACTTGATTTTCTGCGACAATCTGGAAGCCGGGATGGCGCTGAGTCCCAAATCTATAGCAAAACTTGTCGTCAAAAACAACAGGAGCCTGAACCTTCCTGATTTTCAGAAAAATGTGTCCGTGGCGAGATACATACTGCACCCTGAAGATGGAAGCGTCAATGTAATGTCTTTTTTGGCTGTCCCGATACCTTCAAGAGATGAACCCTGTGGGGCGGTTTTTTTGATGAGCAACTATCTAAACAATTACGATAAAAAAGACCATGAACTTCTCGAAGTCTTCACGCGCCTCTTCGGCGCGGCTCTTTCACGAGCGAATTTGTATGAAGAAAAGGAGAGGTTATCCTTGAAAGACGGTTTGACAGGATTGTTCAACCATAGATATTTTCAAGAACTTTTGAGCGATGAAATAGCGAGATCCGCAAGATCGGGTTCTGTTTTGAGCCTGTTGATTATTGATATCGATTTTTTCAAAAAAATAAACGACACCCACGGACATAGGACGGGCGACTCTGTTCTAGCGGGTATTTCATCATACCTTCAAAATTCAGTGAGAAAATTCGATTCGGTATGCCGGTATGGAGGGGAAGAGATGGCGGTCATACTTCCGGATTGCCATTACAAGGAAGCTGTGATGATCGCTGAGAAGTTGAGACAGGGAATTGAGAGCCTCGAATGGCAATCTCCAGGCGGTGAATCCCTTAGAATTACCGTGTCTATAGGAGTGAGTTGTTATCCGCTAAGGGCTCAGGACAAAGAAGAACTCATAGAAGACGCGGATAAGTCTTTGTATTGGGCCAAGGACGGAGGTAGAAATTCAACTGCGTATGCCAGAAAAATTTACAACATAAAAATCAATTGA
- the udp gene encoding uridine phosphorylase, whose product MKTAYHIKLSAKDISGAKTALLPGDPGRVEKIAKTSQGKKIWNLSFNREYKSALCEHLDKPILVVSTGIGCPSLAIAVEELAQLGVENFIRVGTTGAIQTRIKPGDMIITTAAVRLEGTSEHYAPLAFPAVASYEIVTALVEAAKKMKFSYHTGITVTSDTFYPGQERYDSFTGHVIREYRGSLSEWRKLGALNYEMESSALFVITSVFGLKSGTVCGVIVNRAKTEKPDDKIIQRVEMRLAKVAVEAASKLK is encoded by the coding sequence ATGAAAACCGCTTACCACATAAAATTATCGGCTAAAGACATAAGCGGCGCTAAAACAGCTCTTTTGCCTGGAGATCCGGGAAGAGTAGAAAAAATTGCAAAAACATCGCAGGGAAAAAAAATATGGAACCTGTCTTTCAACAGAGAGTACAAAAGCGCTCTTTGTGAACACTTGGATAAACCGATTCTCGTTGTTTCGACGGGAATTGGCTGTCCGTCGCTCGCTATTGCGGTTGAGGAGCTTGCCCAGTTGGGAGTTGAAAATTTCATCAGGGTCGGAACAACGGGAGCTATTCAGACCCGTATAAAACCCGGAGACATGATAATAACCACGGCGGCCGTCAGGTTGGAAGGTACTTCCGAGCATTATGCGCCTTTGGCTTTTCCGGCTGTCGCTTCATACGAAATAGTAACTGCGCTTGTCGAAGCGGCTAAAAAAATGAAATTCAGTTATCATACTGGAATTACTGTGACAAGCGACACATTTTATCCCGGACAGGAAAGATACGACTCTTTTACAGGACATGTAATCCGGGAATACAGAGGGTCTTTGTCTGAATGGCGCAAATTGGGTGCTTTGAACTACGAGATGGAGTCTTCGGCACTCTTCGTGATAACGAGTGTTTTTGGCTTGAAAAGCGGAACTGTGTGCGGAGTAATAGTAAACAGGGCAAAAACCGAAAAACCTGACGATAAAATAATTCAAAGAGTTGAAATGCGGTTGGCAAAAGTAGCCGTTGAGGCTGCTTCGAAATTAAAATAA